Proteins co-encoded in one Acidovorax sp. 69 genomic window:
- a CDS encoding efflux RND transporter permease subunit — translation MTQIQPKEGFNLSKWALDHPALTRYLMVVLMLLGFAAYFQLGQDEDPPFTFRAMVVRTYWPGATAQQVAEQVTDKIERTLQEVPYADKIRSYSKPGESQIIFQIKDSSKGSEVANVWYSVRKKVGDMRYTLPQGTQGPFFNDDFGDVYGVIYALESEGFSYAELKAFADDARQQLLRVPDVAKVELFGVQDEKLFIEISQKRLSQLGLDMNQVLAQLGQQNAVESAGAIQTPQDQVQVRVQGQFNAIEDLRAMPIRGPSGAQLRLGDIAEVKRGYVDPATVKVRHQGQEVIALGVSMAKGGDIIALGKALHTATDRIAATLPAGVKLVNVQDQPKAVATSVNEFVKVLIEAVVIVLAVSFISLGLHKRPGNQPFWKRWYIDPRPGLVVGITIPLVLAVTFLAMWYWGIGLHKISLGSLIIALGLLVDDAIIAVEMMVLKLEEGYDKVRAATFAYEITAMPMLTGTLITAAGFLPIGIAKSMTGEYTFAIFAVTVIALVLSWIVSVYFVPYLGTLLLKVPPHVLAAQANKGITDDPHEVFDSPFYTTFRRLVDWCVEHRWITIGSTVLTFALGIAGMGKVQQQFFPDSSRPEIMVDIWFPEGTSFAGNEEVTKRVEQRLLSEPGVSSVSTWVGSGVPRFYLPLDQVFPQTNVSQFIVLSQDLKVRESLRVKLPALLAQEFPEVRGRVKLLPNGPPVPYPVQFRVVGPEPLVLRERADEVKAVLRQSPDMRGVNDNWNESVKVLRLEVDQAKARALGVTSQSIAQASKTILSGTQVGQFREGDKLIDILLRQPLDERNAITDIANAYLPTASGKSIPLTQIAKPVFTWEPGVMWRENRDYAITVQGDVTEGLQGATVTAALLPSLKEIDAKWRAAGQTGYRIEVAGAVEESSKGSASIAAGIPIMLFITFTLLMLQLHSFSRAMLVFLTGPLGLAGVAAALLLLNRPFGFVALLGVIALMGMIQRNSVILIDQIEQDRSRGVPAWDAIVESAVRRLRPIVLTAAAAVLAMIPLSRSVFWGPMAVAIMGGLVVATVLTLLALPAMYAAWFRVKRPAPEVLGGA, via the coding sequence ATGACGCAAATCCAACCCAAAGAGGGGTTCAACCTCTCCAAGTGGGCGCTCGATCACCCCGCGCTCACCCGCTACCTCATGGTGGTGCTGATGCTGCTGGGCTTTGCCGCCTACTTCCAACTCGGGCAGGACGAAGACCCGCCGTTCACCTTCCGCGCCATGGTGGTGCGCACCTACTGGCCGGGCGCCACGGCGCAGCAGGTGGCCGAGCAGGTCACCGACAAAATTGAGCGCACCCTGCAGGAAGTGCCCTATGCGGACAAGATCCGCAGCTACTCCAAGCCCGGCGAGTCGCAGATCATTTTCCAGATCAAGGACTCATCCAAGGGCAGCGAGGTGGCCAACGTCTGGTACAGCGTGCGCAAGAAGGTGGGCGATATGCGTTACACCTTGCCGCAGGGTACCCAGGGGCCATTCTTCAATGACGACTTCGGTGATGTGTATGGCGTGATCTATGCGCTGGAATCCGAGGGCTTCAGCTACGCCGAGCTGAAAGCATTTGCCGACGACGCGCGCCAGCAGCTGCTGCGCGTGCCCGATGTGGCCAAGGTGGAGCTGTTCGGTGTGCAAGACGAGAAGCTCTTCATCGAGATATCGCAGAAGCGCCTGTCGCAGCTGGGTCTGGACATGAACCAGGTGCTGGCCCAGCTGGGGCAACAGAACGCTGTGGAAAGTGCTGGCGCCATCCAGACGCCCCAGGATCAGGTGCAGGTGCGGGTGCAAGGGCAGTTCAACGCCATTGAAGACCTGCGGGCCATGCCGATCCGTGGACCATCGGGTGCGCAGCTGCGACTGGGTGATATCGCCGAGGTCAAGCGCGGCTACGTGGACCCGGCCACCGTGAAGGTGCGCCACCAGGGGCAGGAGGTGATTGCCCTGGGGGTCTCCATGGCCAAGGGCGGGGACATCATTGCACTGGGAAAGGCCTTGCACACGGCCACTGACCGCATCGCCGCCACGCTGCCTGCAGGGGTGAAACTCGTCAATGTGCAGGATCAGCCCAAGGCGGTTGCTACCTCGGTGAATGAGTTCGTCAAGGTGCTGATCGAAGCGGTGGTCATCGTGCTGGCGGTGAGTTTCATCAGCCTGGGGCTGCATAAACGCCCTGGCAACCAGCCTTTTTGGAAGCGCTGGTACATCGACCCGCGCCCCGGCCTGGTGGTGGGCATCACCATCCCGCTGGTGCTGGCCGTGACCTTTTTGGCCATGTGGTACTGGGGCATCGGGCTGCACAAGATTTCGCTGGGATCGCTCATCATTGCGCTGGGCTTGCTGGTGGATGACGCCATCATTGCCGTTGAGATGATGGTGCTCAAGCTCGAAGAGGGCTATGACAAGGTGCGCGCCGCCACGTTTGCCTATGAGATCACGGCCATGCCCATGCTCACGGGCACGCTGATCACGGCGGCGGGCTTTTTGCCGATTGGCATTGCCAAGTCCATGACCGGTGAATACACCTTTGCGATCTTTGCCGTGACGGTGATCGCGCTGGTGCTCAGCTGGATTGTGTCGGTGTACTTTGTGCCCTACCTGGGCACGTTGTTGCTCAAGGTGCCTCCCCATGTGCTGGCGGCACAGGCCAACAAGGGCATCACGGACGATCCCCACGAAGTCTTCGACAGCCCGTTCTACACCACCTTCCGTCGCCTGGTGGACTGGTGCGTGGAGCACCGGTGGATCACCATCGGCTCCACTGTGCTGACCTTTGCATTGGGCATCGCGGGGATGGGCAAGGTGCAGCAACAGTTCTTCCCCGACTCGAGCCGGCCTGAAATCATGGTGGATATCTGGTTCCCCGAGGGCACTTCATTTGCGGGCAATGAAGAAGTCACCAAGCGGGTGGAGCAGCGGCTGTTGTCCGAGCCGGGTGTCAGCTCTGTGAGCACCTGGGTGGGTTCAGGGGTGCCGCGCTTCTATCTGCCGCTCGATCAGGTGTTTCCGCAGACCAACGTATCGCAATTCATTGTGCTGTCGCAGGATCTGAAGGTGCGTGAATCCTTGCGGGTGAAGCTGCCCGCGCTGTTGGCCCAGGAATTCCCCGAAGTGCGTGGTCGTGTCAAGCTGCTGCCCAATGGGCCGCCGGTGCCGTACCCTGTGCAGTTTCGCGTGGTGGGCCCCGAGCCGCTGGTGCTGCGGGAGCGCGCCGATGAGGTGAAAGCCGTGTTGCGCCAGAGTCCTGACATGCGCGGCGTGAACGACAACTGGAACGAGTCCGTGAAGGTGTTGCGCCTCGAAGTGGACCAGGCCAAGGCGCGCGCGCTGGGTGTGACGAGCCAATCGATCGCCCAGGCGTCCAAGACCATCCTGTCGGGCACGCAGGTGGGCCAGTTCCGCGAAGGCGACAAGCTGATCGACATTCTGTTGCGCCAGCCATTGGACGAGCGCAACGCCATCACCGACATTGCCAATGCTTACCTGCCCACCGCCTCGGGCAAGTCGATCCCGCTCACACAGATCGCCAAGCCCGTGTTTACCTGGGAGCCGGGCGTGATGTGGCGCGAAAACCGCGACTACGCCATCACGGTGCAGGGCGACGTGACCGAGGGTCTTCAGGGCGCCACGGTGACGGCGGCGCTGCTGCCATCGCTCAAGGAGATCGATGCGAAATGGCGGGCTGCCGGGCAGACGGGCTACCGCATCGAAGTGGCGGGTGCCGTGGAGGAAAGCTCCAAGGGGTCGGCCTCGATCGCTGCGGGCATTCCGATCATGTTGTTCATTACCTTCACGCTGCTCATGCTGCAGCTGCACAGCTTCAGCCGGGCAATGCTGGTGTTCCTGACCGGGCCGCTGGGGCTGGCAGGCGTCGCGGCGGCGTTGCTGTTGCTCAATCGGCCATTTGGTTTTGTCGCACTGCTGGGGGTGATTGCGCTCATGGGCATGATCCAGCGCAACTCGGTGATCTTGATCGACCAGATCGAGCAGGATCGTTCGCGGGGCGTGCCAGCGTGGGATGCCATCGTGGAATCGGCTGTGCGCCGCCTGCGGCCCATCGTGCTGACGGCTGCTGCTGCAGTGCTGGCCATGATCCCGCTGTCGCGCAGCGTGTTCTGGGGCCCGATGGCTGTGGCCATCATGGGCGGGCTGGTGGTGGCCACCGTGCTGACGCTGCTGGCATTGCCCGCGATGTATGCTGCCTGGTTCCGTGTAAAACGACCGGCGCCAGAGGTTCTTGGGGGTGCTTGA
- a CDS encoding C4-dicarboxylate ABC transporter substrate-binding protein → MPPPTDDPSPMRLERWLNRLSTMVMPLALLVVVLLFLQWPLRDGWGTGSSQANDLAQILFALYVAVALRHADRRGAHLVSRPDLTHTGHGVVRALRLLGAPLAVLPWALFVCINALPTVWRSVQGLESFPETANPGYFLIKAALLLLALLISLQALTDLWRAVHTLRTTPAEHP, encoded by the coding sequence ATGCCCCCGCCAACCGACGACCCCAGCCCCATGCGCCTGGAGCGCTGGCTCAACCGCCTGAGCACCATGGTGATGCCGCTGGCGCTGCTGGTGGTGGTGCTGCTGTTTTTGCAATGGCCCCTGCGCGACGGCTGGGGCACAGGCTCCAGCCAGGCCAACGACCTGGCGCAGATTCTCTTCGCACTGTACGTGGCCGTGGCCTTACGCCATGCCGACCGACGGGGCGCTCATCTGGTCAGCAGACCCGACCTCACCCACACAGGCCACGGTGTCGTGCGGGCCCTGCGCTTGCTGGGCGCACCACTGGCGGTGCTGCCTTGGGCGCTGTTTGTATGCATCAATGCATTGCCCACGGTATGGCGCTCAGTGCAGGGACTGGAGAGTTTCCCGGAGACCGCCAACCCCGGCTACTTTCTCATCAAGGCGGCCTTGCTGCTGCTGGCCTTGTTGATCTCATTGCAGGCACTGACTGACCTTTGGCGCGCAGTGCACACCCTGCGAACTACACCGGCCGAACACCCATGA
- the hpnC gene encoding squalene synthase HpnC, which translates to MNDHPSPSSIPPAVSTPQPPAAAASAPPVTHYENFPVASLLCPPHLRQPIAAIYGFARTADDIADEGDAAAAARLADLAAYQADLQAVAQGQAPSPRWADVFLPLQSVLRSHHLPVPLLADLLSAFVQDVEKTRDAEGYADRAELLDYCRRSANPVGRLLLHLYEVTGAEALEESDAICTALQLINFWQDLSVDIPRGRHYLPRADCAAHGACQAELLALQSNRENVRLIADCAHWARSSMLSGAPLVHRLPGRAGWELRLVVQGGLRILDKVDALKGGSLHTRPQLNAWDWCVMLARALVM; encoded by the coding sequence GTGAACGACCACCCCAGCCCCTCCTCCATACCGCCCGCAGTATCCACCCCGCAGCCACCCGCAGCGGCTGCATCGGCACCGCCGGTGACCCACTACGAAAATTTTCCGGTGGCGTCACTGCTGTGCCCACCGCACCTGCGCCAGCCGATTGCCGCCATTTATGGATTTGCCCGCACCGCCGACGACATTGCGGACGAAGGCGACGCCGCCGCCGCCGCTCGCCTGGCGGACCTGGCCGCCTACCAGGCCGACTTGCAGGCTGTTGCCCAGGGGCAGGCGCCCTCCCCCCGTTGGGCCGACGTGTTTTTGCCGCTGCAATCGGTGTTGCGCAGTCACCATCTGCCTGTGCCGCTGCTCGCAGACTTGCTCAGCGCCTTTGTCCAGGATGTGGAAAAAACCCGAGACGCTGAAGGCTACGCCGACCGCGCCGAATTGCTGGACTACTGCCGCCGCTCCGCCAACCCCGTCGGCAGATTGCTGCTGCACCTGTATGAAGTGACGGGCGCCGAGGCGCTAGAAGAAAGCGACGCTATCTGCACCGCGCTGCAACTCATCAACTTCTGGCAAGACCTCAGTGTGGACATTCCCCGGGGCCGTCACTACCTGCCCCGTGCCGACTGTGCTGCCCACGGAGCCTGCCAGGCCGAGTTGCTGGCGCTGCAATCTAACCGTGAAAACGTGCGCCTGATTGCCGATTGCGCCCATTGGGCCCGCAGCAGCATGCTCAGCGGCGCACCGCTGGTGCACCGCCTGCCCGGCCGCGCGGGCTGGGAACTGCGCCTGGTGGTGCAAGGCGGCCTGCGCATCCTCGACAAGGTGGATGCCCTCAAAGGCGGCAGCCTGCACACCCGCCCACAACTCAATGCCTGGGACTGGTGCGTGATGCTGGCCCGTGCGCTGGTGATGTAA
- a CDS encoding TRAP transporter large permease subunit translates to MSALGLLLLGLALVLMTTTGWATYAVLLAVSTLGALAGLALGAFDGAVLRSLPERVVGLLEHDLLQALVLYAVVGALLNHLALVNGLYGGLRKVIARLIGSRAASDMAGLGVGMLMAPMNGSVGASLITLSRTAGQAWADEGMPAARRTALVAVASTLGIIVPPSLVLLLLGDAMLRAHTEGLTLATQLGLPTATAGTRIINTQDVLQAALAPGALLLVLWMAITWWLAPQRSSPPPSKTVTALTLSLRERWTLLLVPALIVALLALVTTGRVRAVEAAATAGVLLLVWGAVSGQLTRRRLMQVLDDALALTGALFALLVAAVTFSLVLRALGTDLLVAEWMRALQGQPLLAMGLVLAVLLGSAFVLDAFELIFLIIPIVMPPLLALVGDAAWVAALALLVLQAGFLLPPLGYALVLARAQVAPRPTMAAVAGALAPYVLSLLAVIALVMAFPATTQWLRTTPATLPEMSIQGDDLDALMREMSQPQPDATDTPDLPAPATR, encoded by the coding sequence ATGAGCGCACTGGGTTTGCTGCTGCTGGGGCTGGCCCTGGTGCTAATGACTACGACCGGCTGGGCCACTTACGCCGTGCTGCTGGCCGTGAGCACCCTGGGGGCCCTGGCGGGACTGGCCCTGGGCGCGTTCGATGGCGCCGTGCTGCGCAGCCTGCCCGAACGCGTAGTGGGCCTGCTCGAACATGACCTGCTCCAGGCCCTGGTGCTCTATGCCGTGGTGGGCGCGCTCCTGAACCACCTGGCACTGGTCAACGGCCTGTACGGCGGCCTGCGCAAGGTCATCGCCAGACTCATCGGCAGCCGGGCTGCATCCGACATGGCGGGCCTGGGCGTAGGCATGCTGATGGCCCCCATGAACGGATCGGTAGGCGCCAGCCTGATCACTCTGTCGCGCACGGCCGGGCAAGCCTGGGCCGACGAGGGCATGCCCGCAGCGCGGCGCACCGCCCTGGTGGCCGTGGCCAGCACGCTGGGCATCATCGTGCCGCCATCCCTGGTGTTGCTGCTCCTGGGTGACGCCATGCTGCGGGCCCACACCGAGGGGCTGACTCTGGCCACCCAACTGGGGTTGCCCACCGCCACGGCCGGCACGCGCATCATCAACACCCAGGACGTACTACAAGCGGCGCTCGCCCCTGGCGCCCTGTTGCTGGTGCTGTGGATGGCCATCACCTGGTGGCTGGCGCCCCAGCGTTCATCACCGCCCCCAAGCAAAACCGTCACAGCACTCACGCTATCGCTGCGCGAACGCTGGACGCTGCTGCTGGTGCCCGCGCTCATCGTGGCACTGCTGGCCCTGGTCACCACGGGCCGCGTGCGCGCCGTCGAAGCGGCAGCCACCGCCGGGGTGCTGCTGCTGGTATGGGGCGCGGTGTCAGGCCAGCTCACGCGACGGCGGCTGATGCAGGTGCTGGACGACGCGCTCGCGCTCACTGGCGCGCTGTTCGCCCTGTTGGTGGCCGCCGTCACGTTCTCGCTGGTGTTGCGCGCATTGGGCACCGACCTGCTCGTGGCCGAATGGATGCGCGCCCTGCAAGGCCAACCCCTGCTGGCCATGGGACTGGTGCTGGCCGTGCTGCTGGGTTCGGCATTTGTGCTGGATGCGTTTGAGCTGATTTTTCTGATCATCCCCATCGTGATGCCGCCCTTGCTGGCGCTGGTGGGCGATGCTGCCTGGGTCGCGGCGCTCGCACTGCTGGTGTTACAAGCCGGTTTTCTGCTGCCCCCGCTGGGTTATGCCCTGGTGCTGGCGCGCGCCCAGGTGGCACCGCGCCCCACCATGGCAGCCGTGGCCGGGGCGCTGGCGCCTTATGTGCTGAGCCTGCTGGCCGTGATCGCCCTGGTGATGGCCTTCCCGGCCACGACCCAATGGCTGCGCACCACACCGGCCACGCTGCCCGAGATGTCCATTCAGGGCGACGACCTTGATGCCCTGATGCGGGAGATGTCGCAGCCC
- a CDS encoding L-serine ammonia-lyase: MSVSVFDLFKIGIGPSSSHTVGPMIAARQFACHVRDTLGLAAVHHVTVELFGSLSATGVGHGTDRAVLLGLAGFEPDRIDPDQIAPTVAQIRSSGTMVLLGEHATPFIEKEHLLFRRKSLPLHPNGMAFHAWDVLGTEIAARDYYSVGGGFVVDAEGHRVLNSVPTSGPGAAGHHRGLPHPFRTGAELLAQCQATGMTMAQLMAANEEHWRSAAEVRRQLLAIWQTMAGAVQRGCASTGTLPGPMHVRRRAAELHRNLSGSPEAALRDPLSMLDWVNLYAMAVNEENAAGGRVVTAPTNGAAGVIPAVLHYYVNFLPGANEDGIATFLLTAGAIGIIYKENASLSGAEVGCQGEVGVACSMAAGALAAVMGGTPEQIENAAEIGMEHNLGMTCDPVGGLVQIPCIERNAMGAIKAINAARMALRGDGQHVVSLDKVIKTMMQTGADMKVKYKETSRGGLAVNVVEC, from the coding sequence ATGTCCGTCAGCGTTTTCGACCTCTTCAAGATCGGCATCGGGCCGTCCAGCTCGCACACCGTGGGGCCAATGATTGCCGCCCGGCAGTTTGCCTGCCACGTGCGCGACACCCTGGGCCTGGCGGCCGTGCACCATGTGACGGTGGAGCTGTTCGGCTCACTGTCGGCCACCGGCGTGGGCCATGGCACCGACCGTGCCGTGCTGCTGGGCCTGGCCGGCTTTGAACCCGACCGCATCGACCCCGACCAGATCGCGCCGACCGTTGCGCAGATCCGCAGCAGCGGCACGATGGTGCTGCTGGGCGAGCACGCCACGCCCTTTATCGAGAAAGAGCACCTGCTGTTTCGCCGCAAAAGTCTGCCCTTGCATCCCAACGGCATGGCCTTCCACGCCTGGGATGTGCTGGGCACAGAGATTGCAGCGCGCGACTACTACTCGGTAGGCGGCGGCTTTGTCGTGGATGCCGAGGGCCATCGTGTGCTGAACTCAGTGCCCACCAGCGGGCCCGGCGCTGCCGGCCACCACCGGGGCCTGCCCCACCCCTTTCGCACCGGGGCCGAGCTGCTGGCCCAGTGCCAGGCGACCGGCATGACCATGGCCCAGCTCATGGCGGCCAACGAAGAGCACTGGCGCAGCGCGGCCGAGGTGCGCCGCCAGCTTTTGGCCATCTGGCAGACCATGGCGGGTGCCGTGCAACGCGGCTGCGCCAGCACCGGCACACTGCCCGGCCCGATGCACGTGCGCCGCCGCGCGGCGGAGCTTCACCGCAACTTGAGCGGCTCGCCCGAGGCCGCGCTGCGTGATCCGCTCTCGATGCTGGACTGGGTGAACCTGTACGCCATGGCCGTCAACGAAGAAAACGCCGCCGGTGGCCGCGTGGTGACGGCCCCCACCAATGGCGCCGCTGGCGTGATTCCGGCCGTGCTGCACTACTACGTCAACTTCTTACCCGGGGCGAACGAGGACGGCATCGCTACCTTTTTGCTCACAGCGGGCGCCATCGGCATCATCTACAAAGAGAACGCATCGCTCTCCGGCGCCGAGGTCGGCTGCCAAGGCGAGGTGGGCGTGGCCTGCTCCATGGCTGCAGGCGCCCTGGCCGCCGTGATGGGCGGCACGCCCGAGCAGATCGAAAACGCCGCCGAGATCGGCATGGAGCACAACCTCGGCATGACCTGCGACCCTGTGGGCGGCCTGGTGCAGATCCCCTGCATCGAGCGCAACGCCATGGGCGCCATCAAGGCCATCAACGCCGCCCGCATGGCCCTGCGCGGTGACGGCCAGCACGTGGTGTCGCTCGACAAGGTCATCAAGACGATGATGCAGACCGGCGCCGACATGAAGGTCAAATACAAGGAGACCTCGCGCGGGGGGCTGGCGGTGAATGTGGTCGAATGTTGA
- a CDS encoding efflux RND transporter periplasmic adaptor subunit, with protein sequence MRTPSASRSLQRHTRYLLVVAAATVLAACSRPAPPEEPVRSVKLLTVGVGTLQSSLEYSAEVRARVESRLGFRVAGKIVQRQAELGQRVKAGQVLAQLDPKDYQLAADAARAQLASATTQRDLAAADFKRYQALKDQNFISGAELERRDATLKAAQATLDQARAQLSSQGNQAAYTTLAADVSGVVTGIDAEPGQVVSAGTPVVRIAQDGPRDVVFAVPEDKVAQIAQGTDVVVRGWSGGAPLAGRVREVAASADPATRTYQIKVAIEGAEAPALGSTVYVTPKALSHAGIAAIKLPTSALRQQGQSTAVWVYDAASSTVKSQVVQIATADGNEAVVAAGLTPGMQVVATGVHVLSPGQKVTVYQQKVVPVAVNKAQTAPESVAAPAASSAPSASAAPAAATASAAN encoded by the coding sequence ATGCGCACACCCTCCGCCTCGCGGTCCCTTCAACGGCACACCCGGTATTTGCTGGTGGTAGCAGCAGCCACGGTGCTGGCAGCCTGTTCTCGCCCCGCACCGCCCGAGGAGCCTGTGCGCTCCGTGAAACTGCTGACAGTGGGCGTGGGCACATTGCAGTCCAGCCTGGAATATTCGGCCGAGGTGCGGGCGCGTGTGGAGTCGCGCCTGGGGTTTCGCGTGGCTGGCAAGATCGTGCAGCGCCAGGCCGAGCTGGGCCAGCGCGTGAAGGCGGGTCAGGTGTTGGCCCAGTTGGACCCCAAGGACTACCAGCTGGCGGCCGACGCCGCGCGTGCGCAACTGGCATCGGCCACGACGCAGCGGGACCTGGCTGCGGCAGACTTCAAGCGCTACCAGGCTCTCAAGGACCAGAATTTCATCAGCGGCGCAGAGCTGGAGCGTCGCGACGCCACCCTCAAGGCCGCGCAGGCCACGCTGGACCAGGCCCGCGCGCAGCTGTCGTCGCAGGGCAACCAGGCGGCCTACACCACCTTGGCGGCCGATGTGTCAGGTGTGGTGACGGGTATTGATGCCGAGCCGGGCCAGGTGGTCTCTGCGGGAACGCCGGTGGTGCGCATTGCCCAGGACGGCCCCCGCGATGTGGTGTTTGCGGTGCCCGAAGACAAAGTCGCGCAGATTGCGCAAGGCACTGACGTGGTGGTGCGTGGCTGGTCGGGCGGTGCGCCGCTGGCAGGCCGTGTGCGCGAAGTGGCCGCCAGCGCCGACCCAGCGACCCGCACCTACCAGATCAAGGTGGCGATCGAAGGCGCCGAGGCTCCGGCCCTGGGTTCCACGGTGTATGTCACCCCCAAGGCGCTGAGCCACGCGGGTATTGCGGCCATCAAGTTGCCCACCAGCGCTTTGCGCCAACAGGGGCAGTCCACTGCCGTGTGGGTGTATGACGCAGCCAGCAGCACGGTGAAGTCGCAGGTGGTGCAGATTGCAACGGCCGACGGCAACGAAGCCGTGGTGGCGGCGGGCCTGACCCCCGGTATGCAGGTGGTGGCCACAGGCGTGCATGTGCTGTCGCCCGGGCAGAAAGTGACGGTATATCAGCAAAAAGTGGTGCCAGTGGCCGTGAATAAAGCGCAGACAGCTCCTGAATCTGTAGCGGCGCCTGCTGCGTCGTCCGCGCCTTCCGCATCTGCAGCCCCTGCTGCAGCCACGGCCTCTGCCGCCAACTGA